The region CTTTGCCTATGACGCCTATTACCTCTACTACGGCACCTCCTGGTACCGGGCCGCCGGTTACAAAGGGCCCTGGACCATCGTGCACCACGACACCCTGCCGCCGATCATCCGCAAGTACCGGATCGAGAGCATCCGCCAATACCGCGACATGGAATACCGCACCTTCCGCCGGGAGCGGGACCGCTACCGCGGCCGTTCCTTCCGTCCCGACAAGCGGTGAGGACACGGGGCAGCGACGCGAGAGGATACCCTCGACGAGCAAACAAAAAGGGGAAACCGGCACAACGGCTCCCCTTTCCGAAAACCTGTGAACGCCGCTCATCTGAGCACATCCCGAGGTATATCCGACCGTTACCCGCCTCTGCCTGCGAAGATTCCGGTTAGGAGGGCCGAGGACGGCATGCCCCGCCACGGCTACAGTTCGTGGCGGAACCGCACCAGCAGATAACAGCAGGCCGCGCCGCCGGTCGCCATGAACAGGTCGCGCAGCCAGGGGACCGGCAATTCGAGCATCCCGTAGATGAGGGGATCGAGCAGCGCCGAGGTCAAAAGCCCCACCGCCCCCCAGGTGAGCAATTTTTTCATCCCTATTTCCCGGCCCGCAGGTATTGATCCGGCCAGGCGACCTCCACCCCCAGTTCGCGGGCGGCATGAAGGGGCCAGTAGGGGTCGCGCAGCATCTCCCGGGCCAGGAATACGGCATCGGCCTGACCGGTGACCAGGATCTGCTCCGCCTGGGCCGGGTCGGTAATGAGGCCCACCGCGCCGGTGGGGAGAGCGGCTCCGGCACGGATTGCGGCGGCAAAGGGCACCTGGAAGCCGGGGGCAAAGGGGACCCGCTCGCCCGAGGCAACGAAACCGGACGAACAGTCGATCAGGTCTACCCCGATCTCCTTGAGGTGGCGGCAGAGACACACCGACTGGTCGAGGCTCCAGCCCCCTTCAGCCCAGTCAACACAGGAAAGCCGCACGAACAGCGGCAGCTCTCCCGGCCATTCCTCGCGCACGGCCCGGGCCACCCGCAGCGGAAAACGCATCCTGTTGTCGAGGCTGCCGCCATGGTCGTCACCCCGCCGGTTCGACAGGGGGGAGAGGAATTCGTGCAGCAGGTAGCCATGGGCCATGTGAATCTCCGCCACCTGGAAGCCGGCCGCCAGCGCCCTCCGGGCCGCGGCGCGGAACTGGTCTTCGACCAGGTCCAGGTCGGCGGGGGCAAGCTCGTGGGGCATGGGATGGCCGGGGGCAAAGGGCTCCGGGCTGGGGGCCTGCGGCTGCCAGCCCCGTGCATCCGGTCCCACCGGCCCGCCGCCGCGCCAGGGAAGGTCGCAGGACGCCTTGCGGCCGGCATGGGCCAGTTGGATGCCGGGTACGGCCCCGTTGTCACGGATGAAACGGGCAATCGGTTTGAATGCCGCAACATGGCCATCGTTCCAGATGCCGCTGTCGTCGGGGCTGATGCGGCCTTCGGGGCTCACGGCGGTGGCTTCCACCATCACCAGTCCGGCGCCCCCCACGGCCCGGCTGCCCAGATGGACCATATGCCAGTCGGTTGCCAGGCCGTCCCGGCTGGAATACTGGCACATGGGAGAGACGAAGATACGATTGCGAAAGGTAACGGAACGCATGGCGAAGGGGGTGAAGAGCTTACTCATGACGACTGTCTCCTTGATCCGTGATCGTGGGAATGACCGGAAAGCTACTCTATCATCAGGAAGGCGTAACGGTTCATCTCCTGTTCATAATCGGGCAACACCGCAAGGGGGTAGCCGAACTTGGCCACGGTGGCAAAGACGTCCACTCCCATCCCCTCGGGGGTCGGGCGGGCCAGCCTGCGATTGCGGCAGTGCCCCCGGCTGCCGGCACATTCCCGGCAAAGCGCGCAACTGTCCATGAAGAGGAGGAAGGCCTTCTGATAGCCGCTGATGAAAGCCTGGCGCTCCACCTCCAGCAGGGCGCGGTTGACCTCCCGCGACCAGGCGTGGCGCTGCTCCGGGTCCGCCAGGCGCATGGGGATATGGAAAAGCACGCCCAGGCGGAATTCATGGAAGAAGCTACGGCACTCGTCCACGGCAGGGGTGTTGGGGGGACAGGAGGCGTTCCTGCCATACTCGTTGCAGCCGAACCGGCACTTCATCCGCACCCATTGCGCAACAACGATCTCGGAAGGATCGATCCAGCGGAAATCCGAAAATCCCGCGTCATTGAATATCCGTTGCAGTTTCGTCTGGTCAGCCATCGCCCTCCCCTGTTCCCGGGCCGCCCCCCTGCCGGTAAATCGACACAACCCGCCACTAATTATGGGAAAAATCAGTCATGCCACGGCTACGGCAGGGGCACCAGCCACACATAGGGCACCATGCCGTAATTCCAGGCCAGACAGAGCCGCCGGTAGCCGGAAAAGAGCAGGGCCTCCTCCCGGCAGCAGAGGATGATGGGGGCCTTCAGGGTCAGCGTGCCGGCGCGCTGCAGGGAACTCTCCATGGCGTTGTAGCTTTTCCGGTAGCCCCGTTTGGCCTTGGCCAGGTATGTGGCATAGTCGTCATAGGTATGGTAGGCGCCGCTGACCACGACCCCCCCGATCCGGTCGGAGCGGGGGAACGGTTCCAGGCGGCCCCGGTGGAAAGCCGCCACCAACTGCGTCCATTCGATGCCGTGCCGCTGGTAGAACCCCTGCTTGTCGGGATGGTTGAGGAACTCCCACTCCTCCTCGCCGATATCGGGCTTGAGCCAGTGGATGGTATGGCCGGATGTGGAAAGCATGAATCTCCGTCTCTCAATCGAGGGTCGTGCGCAGCCGCTTGCGCCGGGACACGATCTTTTTCGCGCTCAGGCGCTCTTCCTTGGCTCTCTTGGGCACACGGGTGGCGATGCGCTTCTTCACCTTGCGCTCGCGCTTTTCCAGCGCACCCCGCAGACGCGCCATGGCGACCTCCCGGTTCTGGGCCTGGGAACGGCTCTCCGAGGCCTGGGCCACGATGCCGGTCGGCAGATGGCGGATGCGCACCGCCGAGTCGGTCACGTTCCGGTGCTGGCCGCCCGGACCCGATGCGCGGTAGAATTCCACCTTTATGTCGGACTCACGGATCTCAACCGTCATGGCATCCCCATCACCACATCTCTCTCCCACCTCGTCCCCTCATTGCTGGCTGCCGGACTGCTGGGCCTTTTCCTCTTCGGCCTTGCGCCGCTCCATATTGTCCCGGATCTTCTGGCTCCTGGTCCGCCCCGGAGGCAACTCGTCGCTTTCCACCTTGGCCGGCGCGGCCTCCGGCGGCTGGGCCGGCATATAGTCGGGGGTCGTGGCTACCGGCGGCTGGGCGGCCTGCTCCTGGCGAGCCCGTTCCTCCTGCTGTTTCACCTCTTCACTGATCCGCGGATCGCGGGTGGTGATGTCCGGCCCTTTGAGCACCCGGTGGCGGTACTTGGCCGGTACCGTCTCCAGGCTGTCGGTGAAATTGAGCACCCCCTGGTCGTCGGTCCAGCGGTATGTCGCGGCATTGCCCCCGGCGGCCGCGCAACAGAGGGCTATCGCCGCCATGGCCACGATTTTCATGGCAAACCTCCTCCCTCTCACCATTCCGGTGCGTACGTGTCCTCGTGCCCGTCTTTTATTGTAGCACCCTTTCATGGCCGCCGGCACAAAAGCCGAATCAGAAGCGCAGTTTGCGCCGGTCGAAGACAAAGGTCGCTTCCATGCGCTTCATCTCCCGGGCAAAATCGTGGAACAGGTTCCAGTAGATCTCGTCAAGGGTCAGGTTGGCCCAAAAATCCTTGCTCTCCATGCATCTGACCGTGTAGTAGCCGAACATGTAATGGGCGAGTTCCGGGCGGATCAGCCCGGAGTTCATCTGCAGGGCCACCTCCTCCAGCAGGCCGACGAAATCCCGTTTGTCCTGGGCGTCGATCTGGGCCAAGCGCGGGTCGTCGGAGAACATCAGGGAGCAGATCTCCTTGAAGCGCGGGTTCTCCTTCAGGCGGCGGCGCAGCAGGGTGAAATGCTCCTCCCGCTTCTGCCGCCCCTGGCGCCGGTATTCCAGAAGACCGTTGACGAAGGCGAAGATGGTCACCAGGCCGCCGACGATGATGGCAAAATCCTTGAGGAACCCGTAGTTCATGTTCATGGCGCACCCTCGTGCATTGTTTTTTTCCCGAATCCGCGACGGCGGAATGCCGGAGCTGCCGGAAGAGCCGGAGCCCGCACGCCGCCGTGCCGCAGCACGCCACGTGCCACGCCGGTCCGCCGCCGGGCGGTCGGCCGTCTGCATCCCGGTAGAGGCAGAGGCCTTCCGGCCAAGCGAAGGCATGGAGGCGTCACGGATTCGGGTTTTTCCGAATCGGTGGTGGCGAACGGCTGATCGGGTGAAATGCCGGAGCCACTCGCCAGCCTGCTCAGCCCCCCTTCACGCAGAGGGCGTACTTGAGATAGCGCCCCTCGGGGAAGCTGACCGGATAGGGAAAATCCTCCGGCTGTCCGGCCAGGCTGATCACCCGCAGGTCGTTCCCCGCCTGGAGCGCGCCCCGGCGCAACTCCTTGAGATACTCGGCCGTATCCACCTTCTGGTGATTGGAGGAGGCGATCAAGAGGCCGTTGGCGCTCACAAGCGGCAGGGCGGCCGCCACCAGGTCGGAGGTGCCGCCCCGGGTCGTGAAGCGGCTCTTGGCCGTGGTGGAGAAGGAGGGAGGGTCCATCAGCACCACATCGTAACGGCACCCGCGACCGCCCAGGTCGGCCAGCACCTGGTGGCAGTCCCCCACGATGAACTCATGCCGCTTGGGATTGAGCCGGTTGAGGCCGAAATTTGCCCGGGCCCACTCGGTATAGCCGGGCGAGGCGTCCACGCTCGTAACCTGCACGGCCCCCGCAGCGGCGGCAGCCACCGAGAAGGCGCCGGTGTAGGCGAACAGGTTGAGCACCCGCTTGCCGGCCACCCGCGACATCAGGTCGCGGCGGTTTTTGCGCTGGTCCAGGAACAGCCCGGTATTGAGCCCCTGCTCCAGGCTCACCAGGAACAACAGGCCGTTTTCCCGCACCTCCAGGCGCTGGGGCGCCGCCGTGCCGGCCAGCAGCCTGCCGTAGCTCTTGGTGTCGCTGACCGCTTCCAGTTCGCGGGTCTTCTGGGGGCGGCTCTTCTCGTAGATCCCCCGGGGTGCGAGCAGGTCGCCCAGGGCCTGGGTCACGAGCTTCAGGTACGGCCGCCATCCGGCGCAGTAGACCTGCACCATCAGATAGTCGCCGTAACGGTCAACCGTCAGGCCGGGAAGTCCGTCCCCCTCGGCGTTGACCAACCGGTAGGCGGTGGTGTCCCCCAGGTCGGCATGGCTGCGGCGCAGTTCGAGGGCAGCCTGAAGACGCTTCGTCAGCCAGGCGCGGTCCAGGCGCATCCGCTTTCGGGACAACACCCGCGCCACGATGCGATCCTGCGGATCGAGCAGGGCTGTTGCCAGGAAATTCCCCTGACCATCGGCCAGTTCGACCAGTTGGCCGGCCTGGCCGGTCGGCCAGCGCTTGGTATAATTGTCGGCAATGATCCACGGATGCCCCAATTCCAGCATCCGCACCGACTCCGGCCCTATCTTCCATTCTGACGCGTGCATTGTTGCCTGTCTCCGATCTTTCGTTTGCCTTTCCCTTTTACCCACAAACCGCTCCATTGGCAACCACAAAGCCTGTGCCGTTTGTACCTGCGGCTGAGATCAAGGGTAAATAGAGGCAGAGAAAGGAACGCCTTGGGCGGAGGGGAAATTATACCAGATAATGCAGGCCCCAGTAGCAGAGCATTCCCACCACCACCGTCCCGGCCAATGAGCGGGTCTTGAGGGCGAAGGCCAGGGTCGGCAGGGCGGCCAGCAGTTCTACCTTGCCCAGGGCGAACGCCCGCGGCGTTGCTTGTGCAAACAGCGTCGGAGCGATCAGGGCGCTCAGGATGGCCGGCGGGATCAGCTCCAGCCACTCCGCGAACCAGGGGGGGAGTTTCCGGCGGGAGAATGTCACCAGGGGCAGCAGGCGCGGCAGGTAGGTCACAACGCCCATGCCGATGACCAGCAGGAGATAACCGGCGGCGCTCACGGCCGCGCCCCCCGGTGGCGCAGGGAACGCTTCAGCAGAAAGCCGGCCGTGGCCGCCGCAGTGGCGGCCACGATCACATAGGCGTTGCCCGGCAGCCAGAGATAGGCCACCACGGAACAGCAGGCCGCCATCAGGGCGGTGGCAACGAAGACCGGGCCGCGCAACTGGAAAACCAGCAGGCAGATGAACATGCCGGTCAGGGCGTAGTCGATCCCCAGGGCGCCGGCGGGGATGAACTGCCCCACATAGACCCCGGCCACGGTGCTGACGAACCAGGTGGCGTTGGCCATCTGGTTGAGCGCCAGGGCGCTCTGCCGGTCCCATCCCCCCCGGTTGAACCGCACCATGTTGACGGCAAAACTTTCATCGGTCAGGCCATAGGCGAACAGGGCCAGGAACCGCCGGGAAACGCCCGGAAAATGCACCGCCATGGCCGAACTCATGAGCAGGTGGCGCAGGTTGACCATGAAGGTGGTGGTGACGATGGCCGTGATGGAGGCGCCGCTGCCGAGCATGGCAACGGCGATGAACTGGGAGCCGCCGGCAAAGACCACGAGCGACATGAGCCCGACCTGCCAGGGGGCAAGCCCCCCCTTCTGGGCGAGCACCCCCAGGGAGAGACCGATGGGGAAGTAGCCGAGGCAGATGGGCCACGCTGTCTTCACCCCTTCTTTCACATGGTCAATTGCCTGTGTCATTAATTATCTTTGCTCCGGTTAGTTGACGTCAAAAGCGATCTCTCACAGAGCTCACAGAGGCACAAAGGAAATCAGAAAGCAGACAGGCGCAGAGATTCACCGGGAAAGGCAAAAAACATCTATTGGGTAAAACAATCAAACAAGTGATTTCACTCGCCTTACCCTTGGTGTTCTTTGTGCCTCCGTGAGCTTTGTGAGATATGACTTTTGATTTGAATGGGACCGTTCGTTCAAGCTCACTGCGGAGCCGCGCGGGCCTCGCGGATTCGGGGCTCACGCCTTTGATACGTTTGCCAGCTTGACGTTCAGGAAGACCGAGCCGATGACCACCGCCATCCCCACCGCCTGCAGGGCCGAGACCCGTTCCTCCAGCACCAGGGTGATGCAGACCAGCGACAGGATCGGCACCAGCAGGGCGCAGTTGGACGAGCGGCTGGTGGGGATCATGCGCAGGGCGCGATTCCAGAGGATCAGCGCCAGGGCGGTGGTCACCACCCCCAGGTAGGCCAACAGGAGCATGTCGCTCCCCCCGGGCGTCCACCGTACGGGGTAGAAGGGTACCAGGCAGAGCAGGAACAAAAGCCCGAACAGGTTGAAGAGGAACATGCCGGCGGTTACCGGGAAACGGGCGTGCTTGATCAATACGCAGAACAGGCCAAAGGAGAAGGAGGTCCCCAGGGCCAGCGCCACCCCCATCGAGAGGCGCACGTCGCCCAGACCGCCGCCGGCCGTCACCAGCACGCAGACCCCGGCGAACCCCAGCATCACGCAGAGCACCGCCCGCCAGCCGGACCGCTCCCGGAACA is a window of Geobacter sp. FeAm09 DNA encoding:
- a CDS encoding NADH:flavin oxidoreductase/NADH oxidase — protein: MSKLFTPFAMRSVTFRNRIFVSPMCQYSSRDGLATDWHMVHLGSRAVGGAGLVMVEATAVSPEGRISPDDSGIWNDGHVAAFKPIARFIRDNGAVPGIQLAHAGRKASCDLPWRGGGPVGPDARGWQPQAPSPEPFAPGHPMPHELAPADLDLVEDQFRAAARRALAAGFQVAEIHMAHGYLLHEFLSPLSNRRGDDHGGSLDNRMRFPLRVARAVREEWPGELPLFVRLSCVDWAEGGWSLDQSVCLCRHLKEIGVDLIDCSSGFVASGERVPFAPGFQVPFAAAIRAGAALPTGAVGLITDPAQAEQILVTGQADAVFLAREMLRDPYWPLHAARELGVEVAWPDQYLRAGK
- a CDS encoding DUF2284 domain-containing protein; its protein translation is MADQTKLQRIFNDAGFSDFRWIDPSEIVVAQWVRMKCRFGCNEYGRNASCPPNTPAVDECRSFFHEFRLGVLFHIPMRLADPEQRHAWSREVNRALLEVERQAFISGYQKAFLLFMDSCALCRECAGSRGHCRNRRLARPTPEGMGVDVFATVAKFGYPLAVLPDYEQEMNRYAFLMIE
- a CDS encoding DUF4124 domain-containing protein; the protein is MKIVAMAAIALCCAAAGGNAATYRWTDDQGVLNFTDSLETVPAKYRHRVLKGPDITTRDPRISEEVKQQEERARQEQAAQPPVATTPDYMPAQPPEAAPAKVESDELPPGRTRSQKIRDNMERRKAEEEKAQQSGSQQ
- a CDS encoding class I SAM-dependent rRNA methyltransferase, which encodes MHASEWKIGPESVRMLELGHPWIIADNYTKRWPTGQAGQLVELADGQGNFLATALLDPQDRIVARVLSRKRMRLDRAWLTKRLQAALELRRSHADLGDTTAYRLVNAEGDGLPGLTVDRYGDYLMVQVYCAGWRPYLKLVTQALGDLLAPRGIYEKSRPQKTRELEAVSDTKSYGRLLAGTAAPQRLEVRENGLLFLVSLEQGLNTGLFLDQRKNRRDLMSRVAGKRVLNLFAYTGAFSVAAAAAGAVQVTSVDASPGYTEWARANFGLNRLNPKRHEFIVGDCHQVLADLGGRGCRYDVVLMDPPSFSTTAKSRFTTRGGTSDLVAAALPLVSANGLLIASSNHQKVDTAEYLKELRRGALQAGNDLRVISLAGQPEDFPYPVSFPEGRYLKYALCVKGG
- a CDS encoding AzlD domain-containing protein, translated to MSAAGYLLLVIGMGVVTYLPRLLPLVTFSRRKLPPWFAEWLELIPPAILSALIAPTLFAQATPRAFALGKVELLAALPTLAFALKTRSLAGTVVVGMLCYWGLHYLV
- a CDS encoding AzlC family ABC transporter permease yields the protein MTQAIDHVKEGVKTAWPICLGYFPIGLSLGVLAQKGGLAPWQVGLMSLVVFAGGSQFIAVAMLGSGASITAIVTTTFMVNLRHLLMSSAMAVHFPGVSRRFLALFAYGLTDESFAVNMVRFNRGGWDRQSALALNQMANATWFVSTVAGVYVGQFIPAGALGIDYALTGMFICLLVFQLRGPVFVATALMAACCSVVAYLWLPGNAYVIVAATAAATAGFLLKRSLRHRGARP
- a CDS encoding DMT family transporter, with product MTESTKGTIYALLSVGLFATLGTGFKVAVTHLGSFSVVVWMGIWATLALLAWLAWERRLGLMAAEFRRRPLFFVLAGVIGLGVQQLLCLKTYEYIPASQAVILHYTYPLVMLFLSWLLFRERSGWRAVLCVMLGFAGVCVLVTAGGGLGDVRLSMGVALALGTSFSFGLFCVLIKHARFPVTAGMFLFNLFGLLFLLCLVPFYPVRWTPGGSDMLLLAYLGVVTTALALILWNRALRMIPTSRSSNCALLVPILSLVCITLVLEERVSALQAVGMAVVIGSVFLNVKLANVSKA